The Nerophis lumbriciformis linkage group LG09, RoL_Nlum_v2.1, whole genome shotgun sequence nucleotide sequence TGTCACCATGGTAGCAGGACGCATGCATGCCCCCTAGTGGACGTATAGTCAGCGCTTTGAGGTCATGACCTGTGAAAGGAGACAAAAACAGTAACCATGTCAAAGCCGCTCGGGTTGCTACGCATTTTGACATTGCCGCAAGTACACTTAAGTCTCCTAAAGGCGTCAATTGTTGCACTTAAAGTGGTCCAAATGTACAGTGCTGGACACTTAGTAGTCGTCTTCTTGGGGACAAAATAACTCAAATAGTTGCAATTCCCCATTAAAAAGTAAAGAGACATAATGAAAAGAAAATGAAGAAAAATATAAAATagcgtaaaataaaaaaaatgaaaaagggGGGCAAAAGGGAAGAAAATAGAAAATGCAAGaatttacatttgaaaaaaatttaaataacgacaaagacagaaaaaaaaggaataaggcaaaaagaagaaaaaacaattaaaaaagaaaatgcaaaaaatacaatttaagaaAATAGACAAAGACAAAAACTAATTAAAATctgaaaaacataaaataaagaaaaaacaagtGAAAGGGGAACAAATGATGACAAAAAGCTGAGAAATATAGTTTGAAAAAGACAAAGTAAACATTTggcaaaaaagaagaaatagcaaaaattattatattaaaaaatgacaataataaaaagaagaagaaaaaggaaaacgCATCATTATTGGTTTTGAAAGATACATTTGGAAAACACGAAAGAAGGACACAAACACAAAGAAGAAAAAGACTAAAAGGGAAAAAGGCGAATAAGAAAAAAGACTTGAAGAAAGAAGACAGAATTTTTTATATCAAAAAGACAAGCAAGAATAAAACAAACAAGAAGAGAAACCAAGAAAAAGaggaaaaacaaagaaaaaaagagaaaacaaattgtttaaaaggaaaaaatgtaaagaaaaaagGCAAAAAGAAGAGCAAATGAAAACAATTTCTATAAGAAAAAATTAAGGGAATAGAAAATGCAGAAATATGCATTTAATATAATGAAATGGagacaaagaaaaacaaaacaaaaaagtgaaataaaaatgcAGTAAAACAATAAAGGAACAAAGAAGACAAAACTCATAAAAAAGAAAatgcaaaaagtacaatttaggaaaataaaaactaattaaaatttgaaaaatataaaataataaaaacaactagTGAAAGGGGAACAAATGATGACAAAACGCTGAGGTTTACAGTTTTGtaaaagatgaagaagaagaaagtaaatattttaaaaaaagaagaaaaagcaaaaaaatagaaaagaaagacaatgaaaaataaaatgcatCAATATTTGTTTTGAAAGTAAAATTTGGAAAACACAAAAGAAGggcacaaatacaaataagaaaaACACTAAGAagaaaaaatgaggaaaaaaggCAAAAGACTTGAAGAAAGAAGGAAAGACAGAATGTTTTAAATCGAAAAGACAAgcaagaagaaaacaaacaagaagagaaacaaagaaaaaaactgaaaaatataAAAGAAGGAAAACGTTTCTAGAAAATGGCAAAGAGAATAGCAAACGTAAAAAAGCACatgcaaaaaaatgtaatttaaaaatagaaaaaaactaagaagaaaaaaaatctgaaaaatattaaataaaaaaaatccaaaaagacaaagaaaaaaacaaggaaaagggaccaaatggggggaaaaaaacatataaatagttttaaaagagaaaaagacaaacAAGAAGAAAAATATAAAAGAAGGAAAATTAACTTcttagccttttttttaaataaaatactacaaacaagaagaaaaagaaggaaaacaaattgcagtattatttttttaataaaataaaacaaaaacaaacagttgaaaaatacaaaaggaCACAAATAAACGAAAACAAAGacagagaaggtaaaaaaaaaagaagaagaattaagaaagaaaaaaaggcggattttttaaaaagaaaaacaaagaaaaagaaaaacaaaggaTAAGCAGGAAAatataaaaggaaaaaaagacaagAAAAGTGGGTCAATATTGCGATCTTCATGGACTTGTGACAGCACTCCACAAAGTGACACCTGAGTACTGACGTCTTCCATTCGAGAGCTCGCTAGAGTCTTACTTTGATGACATCATCAATCAGCGGCCTGTGAGCGCCTGACCCTCCAGTGATGGCGGTCTAAGCCGGCGACCTCCCACATGGGCTTGTGTCCCGCCTCTCCAGACGCTATAAAAGTTGTAGTGTCCCGCGAGCCGCTCACACTTTGACACTCGCGTGGCGGTCACAGATGGCGTCTTTGGGCCTGCAGGTTCTGGGCATCGGTCTGGCGGTGCTGGGCTGGATCGGGAACATCCTGATCTGCATGCTGCCCATGTGGAAGGTGTCGGCCTTCATCGGCAACAACATCGTGGTGGCGCAGGCCATCTGGGAGGGTCTGTGGATGACCTGCGTGGTGCAGAGCACGGGCCAGATGCAGTGCAAGGTCTACGACTCCCTGCTGGCGCTGCCGCCGGACCTCCAGGCGGCCCGCGCCATGGTGGTCATCGGCATCCTCTTCGCGCTCTTCGGCCTGCTGCTGTCGGTGGTGGGGGGCAAGTGCACCACCTGCGTGGAGGACAAGGCGGCCAAAGCCCGGGTGGCCATCGCCGCCGGCGTCTTCTTCCTGCTGAGCGGCGCCCTGTGCCTGGTGACCGTGTCGCTGCCCGCCAACACCATCATCAAGGACTTCTACAACCCGGCCGTGCCCGACGCCCAGAGGAGGGAGCTGGGGGCCTGCCTCTACGTGGGCTGGGGGGCTTCTGGACTGCTCCTGATCGGGGGCGCCCTCCTGTGCTGCCAGTGCCCGCCGCCGTCAGGAGGCCACCGCTACGGCGCCGCCAAATACTCGGCCCCCAAACCCAGCAGCCCGGCCAAGGAATTTGTGTGAAGGAGTTTCTTTGTGACTAACCAGACCAGGTCTGTTCATGTAAAAGTCTTTTTAACACCTCTCTGTCCTaaactttcacaataaaagcctttttttatctTTGGTCCAGCAGCCCCTCCTCTTCTTTCGCCACCAAAAGTGAGAAATGTCGTGCTGATTTTTACCCACAATGCATTGTTCCCAACAAAGGATTGTTGGCCCTCAAAGGACGCTGTCACACGTTTGTAAAGAAGACATTACGGAGGCGGGGCATCCATCACGCCGACGCCTCCTGGCAGATGTGCGCTTGTAGACTCGGGAGTCAACACGCATTCTTCTGGCGCATCCCACCGTTTCCTAGCGACGTGAGCGCCAGCGTGCACGGCCGCTGTTGTCTCCGTGACACCGCGTGTAAATCAGTGTCCCTCGCGACGGTCCTCTGGGGAAAACATCTCCGAGACGCCGTCAGGGGCGGCCTGATACAGCCGCCAATACAATACCAACATTGgagtcttttcttttctttttttttacaatttattaatcaatcaaacaaaacaataacaacaaacatgacacagaacaatctaaaggtagtgaaacaaaaatgaatattatcaacaacagtatcaatattagtaacaatttcaatataacagtaattaaaaatccctcattgacattatcattagacattaatatatattaatatatatatatatatatatatatatatatatatatatatatatataaatatatatatataaatatatatatatatatatatgtatgtatatatatatatatatatatatatatatatatatatatatatatatatatatatatatatatatatatatatgtatgaaatacttgactagtGCACCCTCACTAAGTGAGGCTCAGGAGGAACACTTTGTGATCAAAAGTAGTGAACAACAATGtaagacacacattttttattgcaagaatgtaaataaaataacaattatttttgaattattttacaattaaaaattggtcggcatatattttattttgtgaacAAAATGTTAGTGATAATGTTTATCAttaaaaaggaaagaagaaaaaactaagaaaaaaaaggaaaatctaaaatggaaaataaaaattaaataaggaaaaatataaatgcatgaatacacaattatctaaacacagttttgtttgtatattttcaggatatatatata carries:
- the cldn29 gene encoding claudin 29; protein product: MLVLGIGLAVLGWIGNILICMLPMWKVSAFIGNNIVVAQAIWEGLWMTCVVQSTGQMQCKVYDSLLALPPDLQAARAMVVIGILFALFGLLLSVVGGKCTTCVEDKAAKARVAIAAGVFFLLSGALCLVTVSLPANTIIKDFYNPAVPDAQRRELGACLYVGWGASGLLLIGGALLCCQCPPPSGGHRYGAAKYSAPKPSSPAKEFV